The DNA region TCACCGCTGTGTCGTTGCGGTTGATGAGCGTGTCGAGTCCCTCGTCGACGACGTCGCCGAGGTCGATCCGCCCGGTGATGAACGGCTTGAGGTCCACCTTGCCCTCCTGGACGAGCCGGATGGTCTCCGGGTGGTCGTTGACGTAGGCGATCGTGCCGCGGAGGTCGATCTCCTTGAGCACGATCTTCTGCATGTCGATCATCGCTGGGTGACCCCAGATCGAGACGTTCACCACGACGCCGCCCGGCTTGACCGCGTCGATCAGCTGGTCCAGCACCGCGTTCACTGAGCTGCACTCGAAGCAGACGTCGGCGCCGCGCCCGTCGGTCAGCTCGAGGACCCGGGCCTGCAGGTCCTCCTGACTGGGGTCGATCACGTGGTCGGCCACTCCGGTGTCGAGCGCCTTGGCCTTCCGCGCGTCGCTCAGCTCGGACACCAGCACCGTCAGGCCCTTGGCCCGGAGAACAGCCGCCGTGAGCAGGCCGATCGGCCCGGCCCCGCCGATCAGAGCGACGTCGCCGGCCTGGGCGCCGGACCGCACGAAGGCGTGGTGTCCGACCGCGAGCGGCTCGAGCAGGGCGGCCTCGTCGAGCGGGATGTCACCGATCGGGTGCACCCAGCGGCGCTCGACGACGACCTTCTCGCTGAGCCCGCCCCCGCCACCCGACAGTCCGATGAAGCCCATCGACCGGCACAGGTTGTAGCTCCCGGCCTGACACATGTCGCACGCGCTGCAGACGAAGTACGGCTCGACGACGACGTTCTGACCGACCTCGAGGTCGGTGACACCCTCGCCGAGGGCGCTGATCGTGCCGGAGAACTCGTGCCCCATCGTCACCGGCTCCTGCTCACCCGAGAGCGGGTGCGGGTGGCCCTTCGCCGGGATGAAGATCGGTCCCTCGAGGAACTCGTGCAGGTCGCTGCCGCAGATTCCGCACCACGCGACATCGATCGCCACGGCGCCCGGCCGGAGGGCGGGCTCCGGGATCTCGTCGATCGTGATGTTGCGTTGGCCGTGGAACCGGGCTGCTCTCATCGTTCCGTCATCTCCGTCGCTCGTGGAAACCAGTTCTCATCGACAGTACGCCGGGCACTGTCGACGTCCGGGTGAACCACGTGACCGGACAGCGGACGCGGGCCCGGTCGGTCGGGCCCCGGGTCAGCGCCACCGACGCACTGGTGGCACCGACGCAGCTGCCGCGGCGCCCTGCTAGTCCTCATCCCCGGACGCTGCTGACCGATGGGACTCATGCTGCTGAGCGATGGGAGTGACGTGGAGCGAACGGGATCATCGCCGCGCCCCTCGGCCGGGTGGGTGCACGTGGGTCGTCAGCCGATCTACGACACCTCGCTCGACGTCATGGGTCATGAGCTGCTCTTCCGGGC from Cellulomonas sp. KRMCY2 includes:
- a CDS encoding 2,3-butanediol dehydrogenase gives rise to the protein MRAARFHGQRNITIDEIPEPALRPGAVAIDVAWCGICGSDLHEFLEGPIFIPAKGHPHPLSGEQEPVTMGHEFSGTISALGEGVTDLEVGQNVVVEPYFVCSACDMCQAGSYNLCRSMGFIGLSGGGGGLSEKVVVERRWVHPIGDIPLDEAALLEPLAVGHHAFVRSGAQAGDVALIGGAGPIGLLTAAVLRAKGLTVLVSELSDARKAKALDTGVADHVIDPSQEDLQARVLELTDGRGADVCFECSSVNAVLDQLIDAVKPGGVVVNVSIWGHPAMIDMQKIVLKEIDLRGTIAYVNDHPETIRLVQEGKVDLKPFITGRIDLGDVVDEGLDTLINRNDTAVKILVHP